One Xenopus tropicalis strain Nigerian chromosome 8, UCB_Xtro_10.0, whole genome shotgun sequence genomic window carries:
- the LOC101733836 gene encoding testis-expressed protein 52, which translates to MARPSSPEPLLPDPTVHYTGFTPRGQHRILQQSPSITEAKMDMLRKVQPPSKTNVSICPTPGYLLWLEISRLPPLLPLRPDKPYDSAVWRQLTDTPQGASPTGPIPSPSRMEDNTWQKFVLCRSSWKRERGSPRLRLLTQSRVPPMVTQGNIIPPKRNAKQRSIDGFGPSTLDSIPEAPDLPSNLHQPNKPHNISLLGNSPNRTMILQRYKELQGSVRSVVPNNSRMPTPGELPQGIVR; encoded by the exons ATGGCACGTCCTTCATCTCCGGAGCCTCTGCTGCCGGACCCTACTGTCCATTATACTGGTTTCACCCCTCGTGGCCAACACAGGATTCTTCAACAAAGTCCTTCCATCACAGAGGCCAAGATGGACATGCTGAGAAAAGTGCAGCCCCCCTCAAAGACCAACGTATCTATCTGTCCCACCCCCGGGTACCTACTGTGGCTGGAAATCAGTCGACTGCCCCCGCTCTTGCCACTGCGCCCCGACAAACCCTACGACAGTGCTGTGTGGAGGCAGCTAACCGACACCCCCCAGGGTGCCTCGCCCACAGGTCCAATACCGTCTCCCTCCCGAATGGAGGACAACACATGGCAGAAGTTTGTACTGTGCCGCAGCTCCTGGAAACGAGAGAGGGGATCTCCAAGGCTGAGACTGCTCACCCAGTCTAGAGTGCCCCCTATGGTTACTCAAGGAAACATCATTCCACCTAAGAG GAACGCTAAACAGAGGTCCATAGATGGATTTGGTCCTTCAACGCTTGATTCCATCCCAGAGGCACCAGATCTACCCAGCAACCTGCACCAACCGAATAAACCCCACAATATCTCCCTTCTGGGAAACTCTCCTAATAGGACAATGATCCTGCAGAGGTACAAGGAGCTGCAGGGCTCAGTGAGGAGTGTGGTGCCCAACAACAGCAGGATGCCAACCCCTGGAGAGTTGCCCCAGGGCATCGTAAGGTGA
- the LOC116406495 gene encoding nuclear receptor-interacting protein 3-like isoform X1, giving the protein MQGLGRDTQNRDSPKREKDLRGSAILHQQRRLKQATQFVHKDSADLLPLDQLRRLGTSKDLQPHSVIQRRLMGGSLSIESDNPVFPTSPCNRGRDAPPQGDETIQPTKLGEETPGCWKEQALLIPCKGPNFTLQSCIRTLWT; this is encoded by the exons ATGCAGGGACTTGGGAGAGACACACAGAACAGGGACTCCCCAAAGAGGGAGAAGGATCTGAGGGGCTCAGCAATACTGCACCAGCAGAGACGCCTCAAACAAGCCACGCAGTTTGTGCACAAAGACTCTGCGGATCTTCTGCCACTGGACCAGCTGCGGAGACTGGGGACCAGTAAAGACCTG CAGCCACACAGTGTGATCCAGAGACGGCTCATGGGGGGCAGCCTGAGCATCGAAAgcgataaccctgtatttccaacTTCCCCGTGCAACAGGGGGAGAGACGCACCCCCCCAGGGTGATGAGACGATACAGCCAACTAAGTTGGGTGAGGAGACCCCCGGTTGCTGGAAGGAACAAGCTCTACTCATACCCTGCAAG GGCCCCAATTTCACATTACAAAGTTGCATCAGGACTTTATGGACCTAG